From the genome of Duffyella gerundensis, one region includes:
- the leuS gene encoding leucine--tRNA ligase, whose amino-acid sequence MQEQFRPEEIESHVQQYWHENQTFKVTEQEGKEKYYCLSMLPYPSGRLHMGHVRNYTIGDVIARYQRMLGKNVLQPIGWDAFGLPAEGAAVKNNTAPAPWTYDNIEYMKNQLKLLGFGYDWSRELATCQPEYYRWEQWFFTKLYEKGLVYKKTSAVNWCPNDQTVLANEQVIDGCCWRCDTKVERKEIPQWFIKITDYAEELLNDLDKLEEWPEQVKTMQRNWIGRSEGVEITFKVAESEETVTVYTTRPDTFMGATYVAVAAGHPLATQASVNNPVLADFIAECRNTKMAEADMATMEKKGMATGLHAIHPLSGENVPVWVANFVLMEYGTGAVMAVPAHDQRDWEFATKYDLQIKPVVLNLDGSAPDISAAAMTEKGTLFNSGEFDGLDHAAGFDAIATALANKGVGERKVNYRLRDWGVSRQRYWGAPIPMVTLEDGTVIPTPEDQLPVILPEDVVMDGITSPIKADPEWAKTTVNGQPALRETDTFDTFMESSWYYARYTCPDYDKGMLDPAAANYWLPVDQYVGGIEHAIMHLMYFRFYHKLLRDAGLVTSDEPAKRLLCQGMVLADAFYYVGVNGERNWVSPVDVTVERDEKGRITKASDAAGHELIYAGMSKMSKSKNNGIDPQVMVERYGADTVRLFMMFASPADMTLEWQESGVEGANRFLKRVWKLAFEHTAKGGVSELNSAALNDEQKSLRRDLHKTIAKVADDIGRRQTFNTAIAAIMELMNKLARAPQENDQDRALMQEALLAVTRMLYPFTPHTSFVLWQALGGSGDIDNAPWPQADESAMVEDTVLVVVQVNGKVRGKITVDAAATQEQVQARAAEEHLVAKYLEGVTIRKVIYIPGKLLNLVVG is encoded by the coding sequence ATGCAAGAGCAATTCCGCCCTGAAGAGATAGAATCCCACGTCCAGCAATACTGGCACGAAAATCAAACTTTCAAAGTGACCGAACAGGAAGGCAAAGAGAAATATTACTGCCTTTCCATGCTGCCCTATCCTTCTGGCCGCCTACACATGGGACACGTGCGTAACTACACCATTGGTGATGTGATCGCCCGTTATCAGCGCATGCTGGGTAAAAACGTGCTGCAGCCAATCGGCTGGGACGCATTCGGCCTGCCAGCGGAAGGTGCTGCGGTTAAAAACAATACCGCACCAGCGCCCTGGACCTACGACAACATCGAGTACATGAAAAACCAGCTGAAGCTGCTGGGTTTTGGTTATGACTGGAGCCGCGAGTTGGCTACCTGTCAGCCAGAATACTATCGCTGGGAACAGTGGTTCTTCACCAAGCTCTATGAGAAAGGCCTGGTCTACAAAAAGACCTCGGCGGTGAACTGGTGTCCAAACGACCAGACCGTGCTGGCCAATGAGCAGGTGATCGATGGCTGCTGCTGGCGCTGTGATACCAAAGTGGAGCGCAAAGAGATTCCACAGTGGTTTATTAAAATCACCGATTATGCAGAAGAGTTGCTCAACGATCTCGATAAGCTGGAAGAGTGGCCTGAGCAGGTCAAAACCATGCAGCGCAACTGGATTGGCCGCTCTGAAGGGGTTGAAATCACCTTTAAGGTTGCGGAAAGCGAAGAGACCGTCACCGTGTATACCACGCGCCCGGATACCTTCATGGGCGCAACTTACGTTGCCGTAGCCGCGGGTCATCCGCTGGCGACTCAGGCCTCTGTGAATAATCCCGTGCTGGCTGATTTCATCGCCGAGTGCCGCAACACCAAAATGGCTGAAGCGGACATGGCGACCATGGAGAAGAAAGGCATGGCAACCGGCCTGCACGCCATTCATCCGCTGAGCGGTGAAAATGTGCCTGTCTGGGTGGCTAACTTTGTGCTGATGGAATACGGCACCGGCGCGGTAATGGCAGTACCGGCGCATGACCAGCGTGACTGGGAATTCGCCACTAAATATGACCTGCAAATCAAACCGGTCGTGTTGAATCTTGACGGCAGCGCGCCGGACATCAGCGCAGCGGCCATGACCGAAAAAGGCACGCTGTTCAACTCAGGTGAGTTCGACGGGCTGGATCACGCCGCAGGCTTTGATGCTATCGCTACGGCGCTGGCTAATAAAGGCGTCGGCGAGCGCAAAGTGAATTACCGTCTGCGTGACTGGGGTGTATCGCGCCAGCGTTACTGGGGTGCACCGATTCCAATGGTCACGCTGGAAGATGGCACCGTGATTCCAACACCAGAAGATCAGCTGCCGGTTATTCTGCCGGAAGATGTGGTCATGGATGGTATCACCAGCCCGATTAAAGCCGATCCTGAATGGGCTAAAACTACTGTTAATGGTCAGCCTGCGCTGCGTGAAACCGATACCTTTGACACCTTTATGGAGTCCTCCTGGTATTATGCGCGTTACACCTGCCCGGACTATGACAAGGGCATGCTGGATCCGGCAGCGGCTAACTATTGGCTGCCGGTGGATCAGTACGTGGGCGGTATTGAACACGCCATCATGCACCTGATGTACTTCCGTTTTTATCACAAGCTGCTGCGTGATGCTGGCCTGGTGACCTCTGACGAGCCGGCAAAGCGCCTGCTGTGTCAGGGCATGGTGCTGGCGGATGCCTTCTATTACGTTGGCGTAAACGGTGAACGTAACTGGGTTTCTCCGGTTGACGTTACCGTTGAGCGTGACGAGAAAGGCCGTATCACTAAAGCCAGCGATGCCGCCGGTCATGAGCTGATCTACGCGGGCATGAGCAAAATGTCGAAGTCGAAAAACAACGGCATCGATCCGCAGGTCATGGTTGAGCGTTACGGCGCCGATACCGTGCGCCTGTTCATGATGTTTGCCTCACCGGCAGATATGACGCTGGAGTGGCAGGAGTCCGGCGTAGAAGGGGCAAACCGCTTCCTGAAGCGCGTCTGGAAACTCGCTTTTGAACACACCGCTAAAGGCGGCGTCAGCGAACTGAACAGCGCCGCGCTGAATGATGAGCAGAAATCACTGCGTCGCGATCTGCACAAAACCATCGCAAAAGTGGCGGATGATATCGGTCGTCGTCAGACCTTCAACACCGCTATTGCTGCCATTATGGAGCTGATGAACAAGCTGGCGCGTGCGCCGCAGGAAAATGATCAGGATCGTGCACTGATGCAGGAAGCGTTACTGGCGGTAACCCGTATGCTTTATCCTTTCACGCCGCATACCAGCTTTGTGCTGTGGCAGGCGTTGGGTGGCAGCGGCGATATCGACAATGCGCCATGGCCGCAGGCCGACGAATCCGCCATGGTAGAAGATACCGTGCTGGTGGTGGTGCAGGTGAACGGCAAGGTGCGCGGTAAAATTACCGTTGATGCCGCGGCTACGCAGGAGCAGGTTCAGGCGCGCGCGGCGGAAGAGCATCTGGTGGCAAAATATCTGGAAGGCGTCACCATCCGTAAAGTGATTTATATCCCAGGCAAACTGCTTAACCTGGTTGTAGGTTGA
- a CDS encoding zinc ribbon-containing protein: MNKVAQTYRDLLASLTERLHQGDRDVDALVSDAHDQLLSRGELTPEQVDEVTRAVRRDLGEFARSYQKTESPASDSVFMRVIRESIWKELADITDKSQLEWREVFQDLHHHGVYQSGEVVGLGNLVCEKCHFTRAIYTPETLTRCAECGHDQFQRQPFEP, from the coding sequence ATGAATAAGGTTGCGCAAACCTATCGCGATCTGTTGGCCTCATTAACCGAGCGCTTGCATCAGGGCGATCGTGATGTGGATGCACTGGTTAGCGATGCGCATGACCAGCTTTTATCACGCGGTGAACTCACACCGGAACAGGTCGATGAGGTCACGCGCGCGGTGCGCCGAGATTTAGGCGAGTTTGCCCGCAGCTATCAGAAGACGGAATCGCCCGCCAGCGACAGCGTGTTCATGCGCGTAATCAGAGAAAGCATCTGGAAGGAACTGGCAGACATTACCGATAAAAGTCAGCTTGAGTGGCGCGAGGTGTTCCAGGATCTGCATCATCACGGCGTCTATCAAAGCGGCGAGGTGGTGGGATTAGGTAATTTAGTGTGTGAGAAATGCCATTTCACCCGCGCTATCTATACGCCTGAAACCCTGACGCGCTGTGCAGAGTGCGGTCACGATCAGTTTCAACGGCAGCCGTTTGAGCCCTGA
- a CDS encoding amino acid ABC transporter ATP-binding protein produces the protein MITLKNVSKWYGHFQVLTDCSTEVKKGEVVVVCGPSGSGKSTLIKTVNGLEPIQKGVIDVNGIQLTDKKTNLAQLRAKVGMVFQHFELFPHLTILENLTLAQVKVLKRDKAAAQEKGLKLLARVGLTAHANKNPGQLSGGQQQRVAIARALCMDPVAMLFDEPTSALDPEMINEVLDVMVELAHEGMTMMVVTHEMGFARKVANRVIFMDEGKIIEDSPKDAFFNNPQSDRAKDFLAKILH, from the coding sequence ATGATTACCCTGAAGAATGTTTCGAAGTGGTATGGTCACTTTCAGGTGCTAACCGACTGCTCAACCGAGGTAAAAAAAGGCGAAGTGGTGGTGGTTTGCGGTCCGTCAGGATCGGGTAAATCAACGCTGATCAAAACGGTCAACGGGCTGGAGCCCATTCAAAAAGGCGTCATCGACGTCAATGGTATTCAGCTGACCGATAAGAAAACCAATCTGGCGCAGCTGCGTGCCAAAGTCGGCATGGTGTTCCAGCACTTCGAGCTGTTTCCGCATTTAACTATTCTGGAAAACCTGACGCTGGCGCAGGTAAAAGTGCTGAAGCGTGATAAGGCTGCCGCGCAGGAAAAAGGCCTCAAGCTGCTGGCACGTGTGGGATTAACCGCGCATGCCAACAAGAATCCAGGTCAGCTGTCGGGCGGCCAGCAGCAGCGTGTGGCGATTGCGCGTGCGTTGTGTATGGATCCGGTGGCGATGCTGTTTGATGAACCCACCTCCGCGCTGGATCCGGAAATGATCAATGAGGTGCTTGATGTGATGGTTGAGCTGGCGCACGAAGGCATGACCATGATGGTGGTAACCCATGAAATGGGCTTTGCGCGCAAGGTAGCGAATCGGGTGATCTTCATGGACGAAGGCAAAATCATTGAAGATTCACCTAAAGATGCCTTCTTTAACAATCCACAGTCAGATCGGGCAAAAGATTTCCTCGCCAAGATTCTGCACTGA
- the gltK gene encoding glutamate/aspartate ABC transporter permease GltK, producing MYEFDWSSIVPSLPYLLNGLAITLKITVTAIVFGIVWGTLLAVMRLSTFKPISWFAKLYVNLFRSVPLVMVLLWFYLVVPSFLQQVLGLSPKADIRLISAMVAFSLFEAAYYSEIIRAGIQSVARGQGNAALALGMTHWQSMKLIILPQAFRAMVPLLLTQGIVLFQDTSLVYVLSLADFFRTASSIGERDGTQVEMVLFAGLVYFVISLSASLLVSYLKKRRTV from the coding sequence ATGTACGAGTTTGACTGGAGTTCCATTGTTCCCAGCCTGCCCTATTTGCTGAACGGTTTAGCGATCACGCTGAAAATCACCGTTACGGCGATCGTATTCGGCATTGTCTGGGGCACGCTGCTGGCGGTCATGCGCCTGTCTACGTTCAAACCGATCAGCTGGTTTGCCAAACTGTATGTCAACCTGTTCCGCTCAGTGCCGCTGGTAATGGTGCTGCTGTGGTTTTATCTGGTGGTGCCAAGCTTTTTACAACAGGTATTGGGCCTGTCACCGAAGGCTGATATTCGTTTGATTTCCGCCATGGTAGCGTTTTCGTTGTTTGAAGCCGCCTACTATTCCGAGATTATTCGCGCCGGTATCCAGAGCGTGGCGCGCGGTCAGGGCAATGCAGCACTGGCGCTCGGCATGACACACTGGCAATCGATGAAACTCATTATTTTACCGCAGGCGTTCCGGGCGATGGTGCCGCTGTTACTGACGCAGGGCATCGTGCTGTTTCAGGACACTTCGCTGGTCTATGTACTCAGCCTTGCGGATTTCTTCCGCACCGCCTCGTCTATCGGCGAACGCGATGGTACTCAGGTAGAAATGGTGCTGTTTGCGGGCCTGGTTTACTTTGTGATCAGCCTCAGCGCCTCGCTGTTGGTGAGCTATTTGAAAAAAAGAAGGACAGTGTAA
- a CDS encoding amino acid ABC transporter permease has protein sequence MGIDWNWGIFLEQAPFGNTTYLGWLWSGFQVTIAVSICAWVIAFFIGSLFGILRTVPNRFLSAIGTCYVELFRNIPLIVQFFFWYLVAPELVGEDLGMWYKSELDPNIQFFLSSMICLGLFTAARVCEQVRAGIQSLPSGQKNAGLAMGLTLPQTYRYVLLPNAYRVVVPPLTSEMLNLVKNSAIASTIGLVDMAAQAGKLLDYSAHAYESFTAITLAYIAINMVIMFIMSLVERKIRLPGAAGSK, from the coding sequence ATGGGTATTGATTGGAACTGGGGCATATTTCTTGAACAGGCTCCGTTCGGAAACACCACCTATCTCGGCTGGCTATGGTCGGGGTTTCAGGTCACCATTGCGGTATCGATTTGTGCCTGGGTGATCGCCTTTTTTATCGGTTCGCTGTTCGGGATTCTGCGCACCGTACCTAACCGCTTTCTTTCCGCTATTGGCACCTGCTACGTCGAGCTTTTCCGTAATATCCCGCTGATTGTGCAGTTCTTTTTCTGGTATCTGGTGGCACCGGAGCTGGTCGGTGAAGATCTGGGCATGTGGTACAAATCCGAGCTCGATCCCAACATTCAGTTCTTTCTCTCCTCGATGATTTGCCTTGGGCTGTTTACCGCTGCACGCGTGTGCGAGCAGGTCAGAGCCGGCATTCAGTCACTGCCCAGCGGCCAAAAAAATGCCGGGCTGGCGATGGGATTAACGTTGCCGCAGACCTACCGCTACGTGCTGCTGCCCAATGCTTATCGCGTGGTTGTGCCGCCGTTGACCTCCGAAATGCTTAACCTGGTTAAAAACTCCGCCATCGCTTCCACCATTGGCCTGGTCGATATGGCCGCGCAGGCAGGAAAGCTGCTCGATTATTCCGCGCACGCCTATGAATCCTTCACCGCGATTACGCTGGCCTATATCGCCATCAATATGGTGATCATGTTCATTATGAGTTTGGTTGAGCGCAAGATTCGATTGCCGGGCGCGGCAGGGAGTAAATAA
- a CDS encoding amino acid ABC transporter substrate-binding protein, translated as MQMRKVALSLLLITTAAGAAQAEELTGTLKKINDNGVIVVGHRESSVPFSYYDNQQKVVGYSQDYSNAIVEAIKTKLNKPDLQVKMLPITSQNRIPLLQNGTYDYECGSTTNNVERQKQAAFSNTIFVIGTRLLVKKGSPIKDFSDLKGKTVVVTSGTTSEVLLHKLNDEQKLELRIISAKDHGDSFRTLETGRAVAFMMDDALLAGERAKAKKPDNWEIVGTPQSKEAYGCMLRKDDPAFKTLVDETIAKAQTSGQAEKWFDKWFKQPIPPKNLNMSFALSDDMKTLFKTPNDKALN; from the coding sequence ATGCAGATGCGCAAAGTGGCTTTATCCCTCTTGCTTATTACTACAGCAGCTGGAGCAGCCCAGGCGGAGGAGCTCACCGGCACGCTTAAGAAGATCAACGACAACGGCGTTATCGTTGTTGGCCATCGCGAATCTTCAGTTCCTTTTTCATATTATGACAACCAGCAAAAAGTCGTCGGTTACTCACAGGATTATTCCAACGCTATCGTTGAAGCGATCAAAACCAAACTGAACAAACCCGATCTGCAGGTCAAAATGCTGCCTATCACGTCGCAGAATCGTATTCCTCTGCTACAAAACGGCACCTACGATTACGAGTGCGGCTCAACCACTAACAACGTTGAGCGTCAGAAGCAGGCCGCCTTTTCCAATACTATTTTTGTGATTGGCACCCGTCTGCTGGTGAAGAAAGGCAGCCCGATTAAAGACTTCAGCGATCTGAAAGGCAAAACGGTGGTGGTAACTTCGGGCACGACCTCGGAAGTGCTGCTGCACAAGCTGAACGATGAGCAAAAACTTGAACTGCGTATTATCAGCGCCAAAGATCATGGCGACTCGTTCCGTACGCTGGAAACCGGCCGCGCTGTCGCCTTTATGATGGATGATGCACTGCTGGCTGGCGAACGCGCCAAAGCCAAGAAGCCGGATAACTGGGAAATTGTTGGCACGCCGCAGTCGAAAGAAGCTTACGGCTGTATGCTACGTAAAGACGATCCGGCGTTTAAAACCTTAGTGGATGAAACCATTGCCAAAGCGCAGACCTCGGGTCAGGCGGAGAAATGGTTTGATAAGTGGTTTAAGCAGCCGATCCCACCTAAAAACTTAAACATGAGCTTTGCGCTGTCGGATGACATGAAAACGCTGTTCAAAACGCCGAATGACAAAGCGTTAAACTAA